One genomic region from Paramicrobacterium agarici encodes:
- the serC gene encoding phosphoserine transaminase yields MPEIEIPSALLPADGRFGCGPAKVRTEQVQALSDVAGDLLGTSHRKPGVKNLVGSVREQIGELFSIPDGYEVILGNGGSTAFWDAAAFGLIEQRSQNMVFGEFGGKFAKAAATPWLSAPDVRSAEPGSLATPSPVEGVDVYAWPHNETSTGVMAPVQRVSGDDGALTVIDATSGAGGLAVDARETDVYYFAPQKNLGSDGGLWLALFSPAALERVERVAASDRYIPEFLSLKNAVDNSRQNQTLNTPAVATLHLLDSQLRWISENGGLDWAVERTAESSSVLYTWAEAVDYARPFVTDPDHRSNVVVTIDFDDRVDAAAVASALRANGIVDTEPYRKLGRNQLRIATFVSIDPDDVRLLVQSIEYVVDAL; encoded by the coding sequence ATGCCTGAGATCGAAATTCCTTCTGCCCTGCTGCCCGCCGATGGACGATTCGGATGCGGTCCAGCAAAAGTCCGCACCGAACAGGTTCAGGCCCTTTCCGACGTCGCGGGCGACCTTCTCGGGACGTCGCACCGCAAACCAGGAGTGAAGAACCTCGTCGGAAGTGTCAGAGAGCAGATCGGCGAGCTGTTCTCGATTCCCGATGGCTACGAAGTCATTCTCGGAAACGGCGGATCGACAGCGTTCTGGGACGCCGCGGCGTTCGGTCTGATCGAACAGCGTTCGCAGAACATGGTGTTCGGTGAATTCGGGGGCAAGTTCGCCAAGGCTGCCGCGACGCCATGGCTGTCGGCTCCCGACGTGCGCAGCGCCGAGCCGGGCTCGCTCGCGACGCCGTCCCCCGTCGAAGGCGTCGACGTCTACGCCTGGCCGCACAACGAGACATCGACGGGCGTCATGGCGCCCGTGCAGCGCGTATCGGGCGACGACGGCGCTTTGACGGTGATCGACGCGACGAGCGGCGCAGGAGGTCTCGCCGTCGATGCTCGGGAGACCGATGTCTATTACTTCGCTCCGCAGAAGAACCTTGGTTCAGATGGTGGCCTGTGGCTCGCTCTCTTCTCGCCCGCGGCACTCGAGCGAGTGGAGCGCGTGGCCGCATCTGATCGATACATTCCCGAGTTTCTGAGCCTCAAGAACGCCGTCGACAATTCACGGCAGAACCAGACCCTCAACACTCCTGCCGTCGCAACGCTTCATCTTCTCGACAGCCAGCTTCGCTGGATCAGTGAGAACGGCGGTCTCGACTGGGCTGTCGAGCGCACGGCAGAGTCGTCGTCTGTTCTCTACACGTGGGCAGAGGCTGTCGACTACGCTCGTCCGTTCGTCACCGACCCCGACCACCGCTCGAACGTCGTCGTCACAATCGACTTCGACGATCGCGTTGACGCGGCGGCGGTCGCATCGGCTCTTCGCGCAAACGGCATCGTCGATACCGAGCCGTACCGAAAGCTCGGGCGCAACCAGCTGCGCATAGCAACGTTCGTCTCGATCGACCCCGATGACGTGCGCTTGCTCGTGCAGTCGATCGAGTACGTCGTCGACGCGCTGTAG
- a CDS encoding DUF3027 domain-containing protein, with amino-acid sequence MPDSSEETTRETAEQAPPMTDAATAAAPEADPVLLDSVDLARDALLDVTSESTIGAFVGHTVEDATTVSLLFENKLDGYPGWLWTVTIARVDAEAPTVVESELMPGDSALLAPDWVPWSERLAEYRAQQEEAAREAAEADDDSDDDDDDDDVDEHGSHLHAGDLDGVDVDELDESNAEADDDETDDSDDDDADHEDSDDASEGSADDTEGDNSSNRAGRRGSRRGGGRGRRRSRGRRRS; translated from the coding sequence ATGCCTGATTCCAGCGAAGAGACAACACGCGAGACAGCCGAGCAGGCGCCGCCGATGACGGATGCTGCGACAGCCGCAGCTCCCGAGGCCGACCCAGTGCTGCTCGACTCCGTCGATCTTGCCCGCGATGCGCTTCTCGATGTGACAAGCGAAAGCACGATCGGCGCCTTCGTCGGACACACCGTCGAAGACGCGACGACAGTGTCGCTGCTGTTCGAGAACAAGCTCGACGGGTATCCCGGGTGGCTGTGGACGGTCACCATTGCTCGTGTGGACGCCGAAGCACCCACGGTCGTGGAATCAGAGCTCATGCCGGGCGACTCGGCGCTGCTCGCCCCCGACTGGGTGCCGTGGTCCGAGCGTCTCGCCGAGTACCGTGCGCAGCAAGAAGAGGCAGCGCGAGAGGCCGCCGAGGCAGACGACGACTCTGACGACGATGATGATGATGACGACGTCGATGAGCACGGCTCGCACCTGCACGCGGGCGACCTCGACGGGGTCGACGTCGATGAGCTCGACGAGTCGAACGCCGAGGCCGATGATGATGAGACAGACGACTCGGACGATGACGACGCCGATCACGAAGACTCCGACGACGCCTCTGAGGGCTCAGCCGACGATACCGAGGGCGACAACTCCTCGAATCGAGCCGGTCGGCGCGGTTCTCGGCGCGGCGGCGGACGCGGCAGACGGCGTTCCCGGGGACGACGCCGCAGCTGA